TATGGGGAAGCGTGCCGAGATATGGGACAAGGCCAGATGGGATGAAAAGAATGCTGAAGTGGAGCTTAACATTGAAGAGATTGCATCGGATATGGAAGCAAGCGGGTTCAGTATCTAGAGGGAGAAGATATGGAATTCAAACACAAATCAGTATTACTAAATGAGACAATTGACGGACTGAACATTAAGCCGGACGGAATCTATGTAGATGGAACGCTCGGTGGAGGCGGACATGCATACGAAGTGTGCAGACGTCTCGGAGAAAAGGGGAGTATTGTAGGAATAGACCAGGACGCTGCAGCAATCGAGGCTGCAAGTGCCCGATTAAAAGACTTCGGGGAGAAGGTTACAATAGTCCGGAGCAACTATTGTGATATGAAGTCAAAGCTCCATGAACTGGGAATTGACAAAGTAGATGGGATCGTGCTTGATCTGGGCGTATCATCATATCAGCTTGATACGGCAGAACGGGGATTCTCCTATCGGGAAGATGCACCTCTGGACATGAGAATGGATACACGTCAGAAGATGACGGCCAGAGACATCGTCAATGACTACACAGAAGCAGATCTTTACCGAGTGATTCGCGATTACGGGGAGGACAAGTTCGCGAAGAACATAGCCAAGCACATTGTGCAGGCACGCGCGGTGAAGCCTGTAGAGACGACAGCGGAATTGTCGGAGATTATCCGTGCATCAATTCCTATGAAGTTTCAGAAAAAGTCTGGACATCCTGCAAAGAGGACGTTTCAGGCAATACGCATCGAGTTGAACAGAGAACTTGATGTGTTACGCGATTCGCTGGACGATATGATCGATCTGCTGAATCCGGGTGGGAGATTATGCATTATTACATTTCATTCGTTGGAGGACCGTATTGTGAAGAGTGCGTTCCGAAAGAATGAAAATCCATGTACCTGTCCACCGGACTTTCCGGTTTGCGTATGTGGAAAAAAATCAAAAGGGAGTATTATAACAAAGAAGCCGATTCTGCCAAGTGAAGAGGAACTTGAGTACAACAGCAGATCTAAGAGTGCGAAGCTTCGTATTTTTGAACATTGCTAAAATCGGCGGATAGATAATTGAGGTGAGTATTATGGCAGCGGGAAGAACCGTGCATACACAAAAGAATAGAGTGAACAGACAGGGACAGTATGTGTATGGCAATGTTGTGACAAAGCCGTCATATGAGCCACAGAGACGAACGAGTGCTCCAAAGAGAAAGAAGAATGTAAGCAGACGGGTCAGCCAAAATCGAAAAAAGGCTCTGGCTATGAACCGTGCTTATGTAACATTTCTTGCGGTGGCAGCAATATTTGCACTGATCCTGTGCGTGAATTATGTGCAGATGCAGTCAAGAATTACAAGTCATTCAAAAGAAGTAAGTTCCTTGCAGAAGGAGCTTGCAGATTTGAAGGAGCAGAACAATACGAAGTATAATTCAGTGATGGATTCTGTAAATTTAGATGAAATCCGAGAGAAAGCTATGAATGAACTTGGTATGGTATATGCAACTTCTGATCAGGTGATTGAATATGAAAGCCCTTCTGGAGATTATGTGAAGCAATACGAAGGAATTCCGGAGGATGGAGTACTTGCCCAGTCTGATAAGAATGCGAAATAGGTGATAGAATGGCAAGAAGACCAAGAAAAAACAAATTTCGAAAAAAATTTACAAAACTTATGCAAAAAAAGCTAGTATTACTCTTCGCGGGGATTGTACTGGCTTTTGCTTTATTGGTAGGAAGAATTACTTATATCAATGCTTTTAATGGGGATAAATATTCTAAAATCGTGCTGGATCAGCAACAGTATCAGAGTAGAACGATTCCATTTAAACGAGGTGATATTGTAGACCGGAATGGCACGAAGCTTGCAACAAGCCAGCGGGTATACAATGTGATTCTGGATGCAAAGGTCATGAACAGTGATGAAAAATATGTTGACCCGACAATTCAGGTGTTGGCAGACTGTTTTGGACTTGATAAAAGTGACGTGGAAGATCAAGTGGAGGAGAATCCGAACAGCCGTTATCTGATTATGAAAAAGGGTGTCAGTTATGAAAAAGCTCAGGAGTTCGAAAAGATAGATGAGGATGATGAGAATTATCCGAATGTCAATGGAATCTGGCTGGAAGAGGATTATGTGAGAACATATCCGTATAATACACTGGCCAGTGATGTGATTGGCTTTACCGTGTCTGGAAATGTGGGAAGTAATGGAATCGAGGCTTCTTATAATTCCATTTTAAATGGTACAGATGGCAGAGAATATGGATATCTGAGCGAAGATTCATCTTATGAAAAGACAGTGAAGGAAGCCCAGAACGGAGATACGGTTGTGTCAACAATTGATCTTCAGGTACAGAGTGTAGTGGAAAAATATATTACACAGTTCAACGAGAAGAACCGTTCCGGTACGACACTTGGAAGTAAGAATACGGCAGTTATGGTTATGAATCCGCAAAATGGAGAGATTCTTGCAGAGGCAACTTATCCGAATTATGATCTCAACAATCCACGTGATCTGACAAAACTACACACAGAAGAAGAACTGGCAGCACTGTCTGATGAGGAGAAAGTCAAAGAACTGAATTCACTTTGGAATAATTTCTGCATCAGCAGTGGATATGAGCCAGGTTCCACATTTAAACCGTTTACCATATCGGAAGGTCTGGATCTTGGAGTGCTGACCGGAGATGAAAGTTATGTCTGCAATGGTGTTCTTCACGTAGGAGACCATGATATTCACTGTAGTAACCGTGATGGACATGGAACACAGTCATTAAAAGTAGCTTTGGAAAATTCCTGTAATGTTGCACTGATGCAGATCGGTTCAGCAATAGGAAAAGAGCAGTTTGTAAGATATCAGCAGTTGTTTGGATTTGGACAGTCTACTGGAATTGATCTTCCGGGAGAAGCAGCAGGACTTTTATACTCACTAGAGGATATGGATTCCTCTACGCTGGCTACCAACGCGTTTGGACAGAACTTTAATGTTACAATGACTCAGCTTGCAGCATCGTTTTGTTCACTGATCAACGGCGGAAATTACTATGAGCCACATGTGGTAAAGCAGATTCAGGATGAAAATGGAAATGTGACGGAAAATAAAGATCCGGTTCTTGTAAGACATACCATTTCTAAGGAGACGAGTGATATTATCAAAGATTATATGCTTGGAGTTGTGGAAGAAGGAACAGCTAAGACTGCGGCAGTAGAAGGTTATGACGTTGGAGGTAAGACTGGAACTGCGGAAAAACTGCCAAGAGGAAATGGAAAGTATCTAGTCTCTTTTATTGGATATGCACCACAGGAAAATCCACAGGTCATGGTCTACGTTGTGATTGACGAGCCAAATGTGGATAATCAGGCAAACAGTAAACTGGCAACGACAATGGCATCTCAGATTATGACAGAGATATTGCCGTATCTCGGAGTAGAAAAATCTGCAGATGCTAAGGCAGCAGATGCAAAATCATCTGATAGCAGTGCGAGCAGTGACAGCAGTGGTGATACACCAGATGACATGGCAACAGAGTCCGGTGACGGAGAATAGATATATTTGAAAATTAACAGGAAAAATTAAATATGAAAATGAATAACCTCGGAAGTGTCCTAATAAATTGATAAAAACAGCGCTTCTGAGGTTTTTTTGTATTGAGAAATAAAACATATAATAAAAGGAAAATTATGATTGTGTTTTTAGCGGCACTTTTGATGATTTTGGGTCTGATAGGACGAATGGTCTATCTGATGGTTTTTGATGCGGAGTATTATCAGAAAAAGGCGGAAGATCTTCACGAGCGGGAACGAAAGATTAAGGCAGCCAGAGGAGAAATTATCGATACGAATGGTACAGTGCTGGCAACAAACCGGACGGTGTGTACAATTTCGGTCATACATAGCCAGATTAAGGAACCAGAGGTGGTGATAAAAAAACTGAGCAAATGTCTGGGCATGGAGGAAGCGGAAGTTAGAAAGCGGGTGGAGAAGGTGTCTTCCATGGAACGGATTAAGACGAATGTTGATAAGGAGACAGGGGATAAGATACGGGAAATGGAACTTGCCGGAGTGAAAGTGGATGAAGATTTTAAACGGTACTATCCGTATAATGAGCTTGCTTCGAAGGTGATTGGATTTACCGGTGGTGATAATCAGGGAATCATTGGACTGGAAGTGAGATACGAAGATTACCTAAAGGGGAGTAACGGCAGGATTCTGACAACGACAGATGCAAGAGGTATTGAACTGGAGGGTGTAGCTGAAGACCGGGTAGAACCGGTGGCAGGCAAGACACTTCAAATCAGTATGGACTATAATATTCAGATGTACGCCCAACAGATGGCAGAAAAAGTCATGGAAGAAAAACAGGCGGATAAGGTTGCGATTCTTCTTATGAATCCACAAAACGGAGAAATCCTTGCCATGGTAAATGTACCGGAATTTGATCTGAACGAACCATTTACGTTGAATCAGGATCAGGAAATTTCAGAAAAATCAAAAGAAGATTTGAATCAGATGTGGAGAAATGGATGCATCAATGATACATATGAGCCGGGTTCCACTTTTAAAATTATTACAGCGTCAGCCTGTCTGGAAGAAAGGGTGGTATCTCTTTCAGATACATTTTCCTGTCCGGGCTACCGGATCGTGGAAGACCGGAAAATCCGGTGTCACAAAGTAGGGGGACATGGAGCTGAAACATTTGTACAAGGGATACAGAATTCCTGTAATCCGGTATTTATTGACATTGGACTGAGATTGGGAACAGGACGATTCTGTGATTATTTTGAACAGTTCGGGCTTCTTGGGAAGACGGGAGTAGATCTTCCGGGGGAAGCAGCAACGATTATGCATAAGGAAGAAAATATTGGTCAGGTGGAGCTTGCGACCATGAGTTTCGGTCAGTCCTTTCAAGTGACACCGATTCAGATGGCAGCGACCGTGAGTGCTCTGGTCAATGGGGGAAAGCGCGTGACACCACATTTTGGAGTCCGGATACTGGACAAAGATAAAGAGACAGTACGGGAATTAAAATATGACGATGGAAAGCAAATCGTGTCGGAAGAAACTTCCAGGACAATGCAGGCATTGCTGGAAAGTGTTGTGTCAGAGGGATCCGGGAAAAATGCAAAGATCGAAGGATACCATATTGGTGGAAAGACAGCTACGTCTCAGACACTTCCAAGAAGTGCGAATAAGTATATTTCTTCTTTTATAGGGTTTGCACCGGCTGCCAATCCGCAGATTCTCGGCATGTGTGTCATTTATAACCCACAGGGTGTATACTACGGGGGGACCATCGCAGCTCCGGTGATCCGGGATATATTTGACAACATATTCCCGTATCTTGGCATTGAAAAAGACGTCGAAATGCAGTATACTAACTAAAGCAAAATGAACAAAAGAAATGAAGAGGTGTGTTATGGATTATACGATATTTTTACCGGTGATTATTGCATTTGCACTGAGTGCGGTTATGGGGCCTTTGATCATTCCGGTGCTGAGAAGACTGAAAATGGATCAGACAGAACGCGAGGATGGTGTGAAGTCTCATTTGAAAAAAGCAGGAACTCCGACTATGGGAGGAGTTATGATCCTGCTTAGTGTTGTGATCACATCCGTATTTTATATTAAAGACTATCCGAAGATTATCCCAATCTTGTTTCTGACACTTGGATTCGGTCTGATTGGATTTTTAGACGATTATCTGAAAGTTGTTATGAAACGTTCTGATGGTTTATATCCAAAGCAGAAAATGGCACTTCAGATTGTAGTGACAGCAATTTTTGCGTTTTATATGGTAAAGTACAGTGGAGTTTCTCTTGCAATGCTGATTCCGTTCTCTGGTGGAAAGTATCTGGATATCGGCTGGCTTGCGATTCCTTTGATGTTCTTTGTCGTGATTGGTACTGTTAACGGAACAAATTTTACAGATGGTCTGGATGGTCTTGCTTCAAGCGTGACTGTTCTGGTAGCAACATTTTTTACAGTTGTTGCAGTTGGAACAAAGAGTGGAATTGAGCCGATTACATGTGCAGTTGTAGGTGCATTGCTTGGGTTTTTATTGTTTAATGTGTATCCGGCAAGTGTGTTTATGGGAGATACAGGATCTCTGGCACTGGGCGGTTTTGTTGCGTCCGCAGCTTATATGCTCCAGATGCCGATTTTTATTGTGATTGTCGGACTCATTTATCTGGTAGAAGTATTATCTGTTATGATTCAGGTAACTTACTTTAAAAAGACAGGTGGAAAGAGATTTTTCAAAATGGCTCCGATTCATCATCATTTTGAATTATGTGGCTGGTCAGAAACAAGAGTCGTCGCTGTATTTTCCATTATTACAGCACTTCTGTGCCTGATCGCACTGATGGCCATGTAATGATGCCAAATCTCAAAAGTCCGAAGCATGGAGCCGAGGCATTACGTGAAGTAGAGAGAAAATATGAAAATACCGAATCGCGAGATTGGGTATGAATGCAGGAGGAAGATAAAATGGTAGTAGCAGGAAAGAAAGTGCTGGTATTCGGTTCTGGAATCAGTGGAATCGGGGCAGTGAAATTACTGGAAGAAAATGGAGCGGATGTGGTGCTCTATGACGGAAATGAAAAACTGACTGAAGCAGACGTGCGCGCAAAGCTTCAGGAAGGAAGCAAAGCCCGGATCATAATCGGTGCTTTTCCAGAGGAACTTCCAAATACGCTGGATCTGGTGATCTTAAGTCCGGGTGTACCGACAGATCTTCCGATTATTTTAAAGATGAAAGAAAAAGAGATTCCGGTTATCGGAGAAGTGGAACTTGCATATACATTTGGTAAGGGAGACGTACTTGCAATTACTGGAACGAATGGCAAGACGACAACAACAACACTTCTCGGTGAGATCATGAAGGCTTACCAGGATGATGTGTTCGTAGTTGGAAATATCGGGAATCCGTATACTGTTGCAGCAGATCTTATGACAGAGCATTCCATTGCCGTGGCAGAGATGAGTAGTTTTCAGCTAGAGAGTATCGTGGCATTCCGCCCAAACGTAAGTGCGATCCTGAATTATACACCGGATCATTTGAACCGGCATCATACGATGGAAGCTTATATTGCTGCTAAGGAGAACATTGCAAGAAATCAGACAGAAGACGATTATTGTGTTCTGAACTATGAAGAGCCGGTTATGCGTAAATTCGCAGAGACATTAAAGTGTCATGTTCTGTTCTTCAGCAGTCAGCATAAGCTGGAAAAAGGTATTTATCTGGATAACGATAAAATTATTTACAAGAATCCGGATGAAGTCGAAGTCTGCCATGTTGACGAACTTCAGATTTTAGGAACGCACAATTATGAAAATGTTATGGCAGCTGTATGCATGGCAGCTGTTTATGGCGTTCCGATGGAGACGATCAGGAAGGCAATTCTTGCATTTAAAGGAGTTGCACATCGTATAGAATATGTGGCTGAGAAAAACGGAGTTGTTTATTACAATGATTCTAAAGGAACGAATCCGGATGCCGCGATTAAGGCAATCCAGGCAATGCGCCGGCCGACAATCCTGTTAGGCGGGGGATACGACAAGGATTCTGAGTATACAGAGTGGATTAACAGTTTTGATGGAAAAGTCAAGAAACTGATCCTGATGGGGGCGACAAAAGAAAAGATTGCGAGAGACTGTGAAAAATGTGATTTTCATGATTATGTGTATGTGGACACATTTGAAGAAGCTATGAATCTTGCAGTGGAGATGGCAGAGCCAGGAGATGCAGTGCTTCTGTCTCCGGCGTGTGCAAGCTGGGGCATGTTCCCGAATTATGAAGTACGTGGAGATAAATTTAAAGAGATTGTAAATTCCTTATAAGGAGTGCGAATGGATTGACACGTATGGCAGCAAGAGGCAGATACGATTATACGCTCCTGACAGTACTGGGAATTCTGGTGCTGTCAGGTCTTATCATTCTGTATAGTACAAGTGCGTATAATGGGGAAGTGAAATTCTGTGACAGTTCCTATTATCTGAAAAAGCAGGTATTTGCGACTTGTCTTGGTTTTCTGGCAATGTTTTTTACTGCACAGCTTGATTATCACAGATTGAAGAACATAGCGTGGCTTTGTTACCTTGTGGCGCTGCTTTTGTCGATTGCTGTTATATTTGTGGGTAGGGAGTATAATGGTTCCAAGCGCTGGCTTGCACTTGGTCCGCTGTCATTTCAACCATCGGAATTTGCAAAGGTTGCGGTTATTTTATTTCTGGCTTCTTACGTCACACGCAATGTGAAAAAAATGTACCGTATGCGGACATTGATAAAAGTCATGATAGTTGTGCTACCGGTAGTAGGATTGGTCGGAGCCAGTAACTTGAGCACAGCAATCATTATTCTGAGTATAGCAGTCGTTTTGATTTTTGTGGCGAGTCCAAAGTACGGGCAGTTTATTTTTCTGGGAGTGGCCGGGGCAGGATTTATGGGAATCTTTCTTGCTTTGGAGAGCTACCGGCTGGAACGGCTTGCAGTCTGGAAGAATCCGGAAGCTTATGAAAAGGGATATCAGACTCTGCAGGGATTGTATGCAATTGGGAGTGGAGGATTATTTGGAAGAGGGCTGGGACAGAGTATTCAAAAGCTTGGCTTTGTACCGGAAGCCCAAAATGATATGATTTTTTCCATCATTTGTGAAGAACTTGGATTATTTGGCGCATGTTTTATTCTGATGCTTTTTCTGCTTCTGATCTGGCGTTTTTTTGTTATTGCAACGCAGGCAAAAGATCTGTTTGGGGCATTGATTGCTTCCGGGGCAATGGCACATATGATGAT
The sequence above is drawn from the Dorea formicigenerans genome and encodes:
- the rsmH gene encoding 16S rRNA (cytosine(1402)-N(4))-methyltransferase RsmH, which translates into the protein MEFKHKSVLLNETIDGLNIKPDGIYVDGTLGGGGHAYEVCRRLGEKGSIVGIDQDAAAIEAASARLKDFGEKVTIVRSNYCDMKSKLHELGIDKVDGIVLDLGVSSYQLDTAERGFSYREDAPLDMRMDTRQKMTARDIVNDYTEADLYRVIRDYGEDKFAKNIAKHIVQARAVKPVETTAELSEIIRASIPMKFQKKSGHPAKRTFQAIRIELNRELDVLRDSLDDMIDLLNPGGRLCIITFHSLEDRIVKSAFRKNENPCTCPPDFPVCVCGKKSKGSIITKKPILPSEEELEYNSRSKSAKLRIFEHC
- a CDS encoding peptidoglycan D,D-transpeptidase FtsI family protein, translated to MARRPRKNKFRKKFTKLMQKKLVLLFAGIVLAFALLVGRITYINAFNGDKYSKIVLDQQQYQSRTIPFKRGDIVDRNGTKLATSQRVYNVILDAKVMNSDEKYVDPTIQVLADCFGLDKSDVEDQVEENPNSRYLIMKKGVSYEKAQEFEKIDEDDENYPNVNGIWLEEDYVRTYPYNTLASDVIGFTVSGNVGSNGIEASYNSILNGTDGREYGYLSEDSSYEKTVKEAQNGDTVVSTIDLQVQSVVEKYITQFNEKNRSGTTLGSKNTAVMVMNPQNGEILAEATYPNYDLNNPRDLTKLHTEEELAALSDEEKVKELNSLWNNFCISSGYEPGSTFKPFTISEGLDLGVLTGDESYVCNGVLHVGDHDIHCSNRDGHGTQSLKVALENSCNVALMQIGSAIGKEQFVRYQQLFGFGQSTGIDLPGEAAGLLYSLEDMDSSTLATNAFGQNFNVTMTQLAASFCSLINGGNYYEPHVVKQIQDENGNVTENKDPVLVRHTISKETSDIIKDYMLGVVEEGTAKTAAVEGYDVGGKTGTAEKLPRGNGKYLVSFIGYAPQENPQVMVYVVIDEPNVDNQANSKLATTMASQIMTEILPYLGVEKSADAKAADAKSSDSSASSDSSGDTPDDMATESGDGE
- a CDS encoding peptidoglycan D,D-transpeptidase FtsI family protein, which codes for MRNKTYNKRKIMIVFLAALLMILGLIGRMVYLMVFDAEYYQKKAEDLHERERKIKAARGEIIDTNGTVLATNRTVCTISVIHSQIKEPEVVIKKLSKCLGMEEAEVRKRVEKVSSMERIKTNVDKETGDKIREMELAGVKVDEDFKRYYPYNELASKVIGFTGGDNQGIIGLEVRYEDYLKGSNGRILTTTDARGIELEGVAEDRVEPVAGKTLQISMDYNIQMYAQQMAEKVMEEKQADKVAILLMNPQNGEILAMVNVPEFDLNEPFTLNQDQEISEKSKEDLNQMWRNGCINDTYEPGSTFKIITASACLEERVVSLSDTFSCPGYRIVEDRKIRCHKVGGHGAETFVQGIQNSCNPVFIDIGLRLGTGRFCDYFEQFGLLGKTGVDLPGEAATIMHKEENIGQVELATMSFGQSFQVTPIQMAATVSALVNGGKRVTPHFGVRILDKDKETVRELKYDDGKQIVSEETSRTMQALLESVVSEGSGKNAKIEGYHIGGKTATSQTLPRSANKYISSFIGFAPAANPQILGMCVIYNPQGVYYGGTIAAPVIRDIFDNIFPYLGIEKDVEMQYTN
- the mraY gene encoding phospho-N-acetylmuramoyl-pentapeptide-transferase produces the protein MDYTIFLPVIIAFALSAVMGPLIIPVLRRLKMDQTEREDGVKSHLKKAGTPTMGGVMILLSVVITSVFYIKDYPKIIPILFLTLGFGLIGFLDDYLKVVMKRSDGLYPKQKMALQIVVTAIFAFYMVKYSGVSLAMLIPFSGGKYLDIGWLAIPLMFFVVIGTVNGTNFTDGLDGLASSVTVLVATFFTVVAVGTKSGIEPITCAVVGALLGFLLFNVYPASVFMGDTGSLALGGFVASAAYMLQMPIFIVIVGLIYLVEVLSVMIQVTYFKKTGGKRFFKMAPIHHHFELCGWSETRVVAVFSIITALLCLIALMAM
- the murD gene encoding UDP-N-acetylmuramoyl-L-alanine--D-glutamate ligase; the protein is MVVAGKKVLVFGSGISGIGAVKLLEENGADVVLYDGNEKLTEADVRAKLQEGSKARIIIGAFPEELPNTLDLVILSPGVPTDLPIILKMKEKEIPVIGEVELAYTFGKGDVLAITGTNGKTTTTTLLGEIMKAYQDDVFVVGNIGNPYTVAADLMTEHSIAVAEMSSFQLESIVAFRPNVSAILNYTPDHLNRHHTMEAYIAAKENIARNQTEDDYCVLNYEEPVMRKFAETLKCHVLFFSSQHKLEKGIYLDNDKIIYKNPDEVEVCHVDELQILGTHNYENVMAAVCMAAVYGVPMETIRKAILAFKGVAHRIEYVAEKNGVVYYNDSKGTNPDAAIKAIQAMRRPTILLGGGYDKDSEYTEWINSFDGKVKKLILMGATKEKIARDCEKCDFHDYVYVDTFEEAMNLAVEMAEPGDAVLLSPACASWGMFPNYEVRGDKFKEIVNSL
- a CDS encoding FtsW/RodA/SpoVE family cell cycle protein, which encodes MTRMAARGRYDYTLLTVLGILVLSGLIILYSTSAYNGEVKFCDSSYYLKKQVFATCLGFLAMFFTAQLDYHRLKNIAWLCYLVALLLSIAVIFVGREYNGSKRWLALGPLSFQPSEFAKVAVILFLASYVTRNVKKMYRMRTLIKVMIVVLPVVGLVGASNLSTAIIILSIAVVLIFVASPKYGQFIFLGVAGAGFMGIFLALESYRLERLAVWKNPEAYEKGYQTLQGLYAIGSGGLFGRGLGQSIQKLGFVPEAQNDMIFSIICEELGLFGACFILMLFLLLIWRFFVIATQAKDLFGALIASGAMAHMMIQVILNIAVVTNTIPNTGITLPFISYGGTSVVFLLVEMGLVLSVSKNGSYCEEEITE